A genomic window from Erythrobacter sp. BLCC-B19 includes:
- a CDS encoding CsgG/HfaB family protein, which produces MRKLASLALASVTALALSGCMSMPQDGRNSMATTTSLAYFPKKTQTQTLLNQLPAPQRPVAIAVYGFTDQTGQFKPSETGQTLSRAVTQGASSMLVKALQDAGNRGWFTVVERERLDNLLKERQIIGEMRKRYLGEQEVDPNALPALLFAGVLLEGGIVGYDTNTVTGGAGAAFLGIGARTEYRQDTVTVYLRAVSVRTGEVLANVTASKTIASQALGASAFKFVAFRELLEAEAGITSNEPDQVALQQAIEKAVYGLVLEGVDLDLWRFNDMAAAMPLLAAYRAERDGLYDASDIQKAVKRAGSLTALTVVDGDKQDDRSDGS; this is translated from the coding sequence GTCGGGTTGCATGAGTATGCCGCAGGACGGCCGCAATTCGATGGCGACCACCACCAGCCTCGCCTATTTCCCGAAGAAGACCCAGACCCAGACCCTGCTCAACCAGCTGCCTGCTCCGCAGCGGCCGGTGGCGATCGCGGTCTATGGCTTCACCGATCAGACCGGCCAGTTCAAGCCGAGCGAAACCGGGCAGACGCTGTCGCGCGCCGTGACGCAAGGGGCCAGTTCAATGCTGGTCAAGGCGTTGCAGGATGCGGGCAACCGTGGCTGGTTCACCGTGGTCGAGCGCGAGCGGCTGGATAACCTTCTGAAGGAACGCCAGATCATTGGCGAGATGCGCAAGCGCTATCTCGGCGAACAGGAAGTCGATCCCAATGCCCTGCCCGCCTTGCTGTTTGCCGGCGTGCTGCTGGAAGGCGGGATTGTCGGCTACGACACCAACACCGTCACCGGCGGCGCAGGCGCGGCCTTCCTCGGGATTGGCGCGCGCACCGAATACCGCCAGGACACCGTGACCGTCTATCTGCGCGCCGTTTCGGTGCGCACCGGCGAGGTGCTGGCCAACGTCACCGCTTCCAAGACCATCGCCAGCCAGGCGCTCGGCGCCAGTGCCTTCAAGTTCGTGGCCTTCCGCGAACTGCTTGAGGCCGAGGCCGGGATCACGTCGAACGAGCCCGATCAGGTCGCCTTGCAGCAGGCGATCGAAAAGGCCGTCTATGGCCTCGTGCTTGAGGGCGTGGACCTCGATCTGTGGCGCTTCAACGACATGGCCGCCGCCATGCCGCTGCTTGCCGCCTACCGCGCCGAGCGCGATGGACTTTATGACGCCAGCGACATCCAGAAAGCGGTCAAGCGGGCGGGTTCGCTCACGGCCCTGACGGTGGTCGATGGCGACAAACAGGATGACCGGAGCGACGGTTCGTAG